One Thalassotalea atypica DNA window includes the following coding sequences:
- a CDS encoding aminotransferase class I/II-fold pyridoxal phosphate-dependent enzyme has product MTLKELMALSPERAQTLYQEELDYTSLQGSESLRAKIANFHQEQNRHQRKLIPSQVTTFSGAQEALAAIYQSLLQPDDEVIVCTPCYPSLMSMPSIYGARVKPILLSDANQWRFDIEQLKKMVNQKTKLIVINAPHNPTGMVLTPAQQQQVLALAQQVNCYVLSDDVSQAITHGESGQTNINSTLAHDFLDYEKSVVVSVMSKSFGLGGVRIGWAVTPCKLLIKSMISIKARGSICTSRVDETLAEIALEHADQIIRRNQKIVSENKHLLKQFIAQYHDVFSWHPPQAGLLALVKVNLGTPLEPVLKYLAEQTGILLLPVSLFGLNESYVRVGLGQRNLRHGLKALNKLINKQ; this is encoded by the coding sequence ATGACATTGAAAGAGTTAATGGCCTTGTCACCTGAACGTGCTCAGACACTTTATCAAGAAGAGCTTGATTACACATCGCTTCAAGGTAGCGAGTCACTCAGAGCGAAAATAGCCAATTTTCATCAAGAGCAAAATCGTCATCAGCGAAAACTCATTCCATCACAGGTAACGACTTTTTCTGGTGCTCAAGAAGCGCTAGCAGCAATTTATCAAAGCCTCTTACAACCTGATGATGAAGTCATAGTTTGCACCCCATGTTATCCATCCTTGATGTCGATGCCATCAATTTATGGTGCTAGGGTAAAACCCATTTTGTTGTCCGATGCCAATCAATGGCGATTCGACATCGAACAGCTAAAAAAAATGGTGAATCAAAAAACGAAACTGATCGTTATTAATGCTCCTCATAACCCAACAGGCATGGTGCTCACACCTGCACAGCAACAACAGGTACTCGCGTTAGCCCAGCAAGTTAATTGCTATGTGCTTAGTGATGATGTCAGTCAAGCTATAACTCATGGTGAATCAGGACAGACCAATATCAACTCTACGCTTGCTCATGATTTCTTAGATTATGAAAAAAGTGTTGTAGTTTCTGTGATGTCTAAGTCTTTTGGATTAGGTGGTGTGCGAATCGGCTGGGCAGTAACACCGTGTAAATTGTTAATCAAATCTATGATCTCTATTAAAGCTCGAGGAAGTATATGTACAAGCCGAGTAGATGAAACTTTGGCTGAAATTGCTTTAGAACATGCTGATCAAATTATTCGACGTAATCAGAAGATCGTATCTGAGAACAAACATTTACTTAAACAGTTTATTGCACAATATCATGATGTTTTTTCATGGCACCCTCCGCAAGCAGGGTTGCTGGCATTGGTGAAAGTCAACCTTGGAACTCCCTTAGAGCCAGTATTAAAATACTTAGCAGAACAAACAGGCATATTGCTTTTACCGGTAAGTTTATTTGGCTTAAATGAATCATATGTTCGTGTTGGTTTAGGCCAGCGGAATCTGCGTCATGGGCTGAAAGCGCTGAATAAACTTATTAACAAGCAATGA
- the ovoA gene encoding 5-histidylcysteine sulfoxide synthase encodes MNTPALTGKSVEEKKTELKLYLLNSWSSYESLFGLINNDDAFYQRPEPLRHPLIFYYGHTATFFVNKLLLGKYIDQRINERLEAICAVGVDEMSWDDLDATHYDWPSVSEVRHYRNQVIQLVCKLIDNMDLTLPISQDSLAWVILMGIEHERIHLETSSVIMRMLPLEHLSSSEHWPTCPDSGEGPVNKLNNVSGRTVTLGKSSDDRTFGWDNEYGHAQVDVPDFKASQYLVSNQEYLGFIEAGGYQSPQYWTEEGQQWLSYRQASMPRFWYKKNNQYYQRNLLELVPLPLNWPVEVNYLEAKAFCNWKSSVEQGIVRLPSEPEWYLLRETYADAKASQSSVKANVNLECYASSCPVNVFEQGDFCDISGNVWQWTESEIDAFKGFNVHPLYDDFSTPTFDGKHNLIKGGSWISTGNEAINSARYAFRRHFFQHAGFRYVTSKSSEIPRLKVNPFETDADVCQQLESHYGDPVILAQNYQKHLASKVRHYIEFYHCKTQKMLDLGCSVGRTSFELASIFDAIDAVDFSARLIQHGVQLQQDKAVRYQLIAEGELVDYKEVQLNRLDLQTAQHVLFSQGDAANLKAILTGYDLILVQHLIESHYDPTLFFKEVHQKINVGGLLCIVTDFGSDRQKRTETRAFSGVKINGENVTGFDSLTQLLVPHFELLAEDELTQELKVNRRNHIVSQKQLSVWRVK; translated from the coding sequence ATGAATACTCCAGCACTAACAGGAAAGAGTGTTGAGGAAAAAAAAACCGAACTAAAGCTATATTTACTAAACTCATGGTCCAGTTATGAGTCTTTGTTTGGTTTGATTAATAATGACGACGCATTTTACCAGCGTCCAGAGCCGTTAAGACATCCGTTGATTTTCTATTATGGGCATACCGCCACGTTTTTTGTTAATAAGTTATTATTGGGTAAATATATTGACCAACGTATCAACGAGCGTCTGGAAGCCATCTGTGCTGTAGGTGTTGACGAGATGAGTTGGGATGATCTTGACGCTACTCATTATGACTGGCCTAGTGTTAGTGAAGTTCGCCATTATAGAAACCAAGTCATTCAGTTGGTTTGCAAATTGATTGACAACATGGATCTGACATTACCGATCAGCCAAGACTCACTCGCCTGGGTAATTTTAATGGGGATTGAGCATGAGCGGATTCATTTAGAAACCTCGTCGGTGATCATGCGAATGTTACCGCTTGAACACCTATCTTCCTCAGAGCATTGGCCGACTTGCCCAGACTCGGGAGAAGGACCAGTAAATAAATTGAATAATGTCTCTGGCCGTACTGTAACGTTAGGTAAAAGCAGTGATGATCGGACCTTTGGTTGGGACAATGAGTATGGCCATGCTCAAGTTGATGTCCCCGATTTTAAAGCCAGTCAATATTTAGTCTCTAATCAAGAGTATTTAGGCTTTATTGAGGCTGGTGGATATCAGTCACCACAATATTGGACAGAGGAAGGCCAGCAGTGGCTTTCATACCGACAGGCGTCTATGCCACGCTTTTGGTATAAAAAGAACAACCAATATTATCAACGCAATTTGCTTGAACTTGTTCCACTGCCCCTTAACTGGCCTGTTGAAGTGAATTACTTAGAAGCGAAGGCGTTTTGTAATTGGAAAAGCAGTGTCGAGCAAGGTATCGTCCGTTTACCTTCTGAGCCGGAATGGTATTTATTAAGAGAGACATACGCTGATGCTAAGGCTAGTCAAAGTTCAGTAAAGGCTAATGTTAATTTAGAATGCTATGCCTCTAGTTGTCCAGTGAACGTATTTGAGCAAGGGGATTTCTGCGACATTTCAGGCAATGTATGGCAATGGACAGAATCAGAAATCGACGCATTTAAAGGCTTCAATGTTCATCCGCTTTACGACGATTTTTCAACACCTACCTTTGATGGTAAGCACAATTTAATCAAAGGAGGCTCGTGGATCTCTACTGGTAATGAAGCGATCAACAGTGCACGTTATGCATTTAGGCGTCATTTTTTTCAGCATGCTGGTTTTAGGTATGTAACAAGTAAATCGAGTGAGATCCCTAGGCTCAAAGTCAATCCGTTTGAAACTGACGCTGATGTTTGCCAGCAGTTAGAGTCTCATTACGGTGACCCGGTCATATTGGCACAAAATTATCAAAAGCATTTGGCCAGCAAAGTACGTCATTACATTGAGTTTTATCACTGTAAAACTCAAAAAATGCTGGATTTAGGTTGCAGTGTCGGTCGAACGTCGTTTGAACTTGCATCAATATTTGACGCAATTGATGCGGTCGACTTTTCTGCGCGATTGATACAACATGGGGTCCAATTACAGCAGGATAAAGCGGTACGTTATCAACTCATCGCTGAAGGTGAACTGGTTGATTATAAGGAGGTTCAACTTAATCGTCTTGACTTGCAAACGGCACAACATGTTTTGTTTAGCCAAGGAGATGCAGCCAATCTAAAAGCGATACTTACAGGTTATGATTTGATCTTGGTGCAGCATTTGATTGAATCACATTATGACCCAACACTGTTCTTTAAAGAGGTACACCAAAAAATAAACGTAGGAGGCTTATTGTGCATTGTTACCGATTTTGGCTCTGATAGGCAAAAGCGTACTGAGACAAGGGCATTTAGCGGCGTGAAAATAAACGGGGAAAACGTCACTGGTTTTGATAGCTTAACTCAGCTGTTGGTACCTCATTTCGAGTTGTTAGCTGAAGACGAACTGACCCAAGAGCTTAAAGTTAACCGACGCAATCATATAGTGAGTCAAAAGCAATTGAGTGTTTGGCGAGTCAAGTGA